catgtcccctctcagtcttctcttctccagactaaccaaacccagttttttcaatcttccctcataggtcatgttttctagacctttaatcatttttgttgctcttctctggactttctcaaattcgtccacatccttcctgaaatgtggcgcccagaactggacacaatactccagctgaggcctagtcagtgtggagtagagtggaagaattacttctcgtgtcttgctttcaacactcctgctaatatgtcccagaatgatgtttgctttttatttgcAAGAGCgttacactgctgactcgtatttagcttgtgatccactgtgacccccagatccctttccacaggactccttcctaggcagtcatttcccattttgtatatgtgtaaCTGATGGGTCCTTCCTAaggggagtactttgcatttgtccttattgaatttcatcctatttacttcagaccatttctgcagtttgtccagatcgttttgaattttaatcctatcctccaaagcacttgcaacccctcccagcttgctatcacctgcaaactttatcagcgtACTCTCTATgcaattatctaaatcactgatgaagatattgaacagaatgggacccagaactgatccctgcaggaccccactcattatgcccttgcagcttgattgtgaaccatgataattactctctgggaggtttcagagtagcagccgtgttagtctgtatttgcaaaaagaaaaggaggacttgtggcaccttagagactaacaaatttatttgagcataagcttatgctcaaataaatttattagtctctaaggtgccacaagtcctccttttctttttactctctgggaatggttttccaaccggttatgcacccaccttacagtagctgcatctaggttgtatttccctaatttgtttgtGAGAAGGTTCCTGCTCCATGCTCGTAAAGCACTGTGAAATCCTGGGGTGAAAGACGCTAGGGAAAGTCAAAGCCCAGCTGGGGCTGCTTTTGACAGGGGAGTGTCTCATGGCCCAGCTGTTACCCTGGGAGAGGCTTGCTTTgcttccaggctctctgctccctctctcactggggctgggggttttGTGGTTGCAGGTGCTGACTACATATCCCCAGCTCCGGGCCCTCAACCTGCACGGGAACAGCATCCAGAGCCTCAGTGAGGTGGACAAGCTGGCCGTCCTGCCGTGCCTGCGCACATTGACCCTGCACGGAAACCCCATCGAGGAGGAGAAAGGCTACAGGTGGGGCCGAGGGGCTCAGCCAGCTAACgctttggggagagggagggatggtGGGTGCAGAGGAGAGCCTAGCCCTGGGGAACAGCTCTCTGCCTTCTTCTGCCAGGGCGTCCAGAGAGCTCGCTTAGGGCCTCCTCCactccactggagtcaacagGCTCCCAAAGCCTTTGATGGTAGCTGGGTCTGACTTGCCCTgacaccgtgcctcagtttccctttgggGATAATGGTCATTCCTTTCTCGCAGGGAGGAtgaagtgctttaagatcctcCGTGGGAAGGCCCCAGAGGGCAAAGTGGTACCTGCACGGTGTCAAACACTAGAGCgtcagcaggctcaggggaataAGAGAGAGGACCCGCATGCAACCCTCTCTAGCTGTCGTAGCATTGACAACCCACATGGCTCATTCTATCCTGGCCCCTGCGCCTTGCCCTGTCCAAGGCCCCACAGCAAGACTCCTGGGATACACAAACCAGGCCATGCCAAGGGAAAACTTTTAAAAGGGTGGGTCCGGCTCCTGTCACCCCCTGCTCATGAGCCGGCCTGCCCCATGCATGTGCGTCTACAGAGCCTCTCCACAGTGCCGGAGGGCAGCCAGGGCCAGAGACCCTCATCAGGACCAGGGTCCCCTTGCACTGCGTACCGCACGTTCATATAGTGAGAGTCAGTCCCCAGACCTCACCCAAGGCCaccagcagggcagggcagcggcAGAGAACCCAGATCCCTTGAGTCCCTGCCCAGTCTCCTCGCTCACGCTGGAGTTGTGTAGGCCCCAAGCAGTGGTTCTGGACTGGTGGTCGGAGAGTCACTTGCCATCGCTCCGAGACGCATGACGGAGCAGGCCGGCCAATCAGATTTTAAATTTAGTGATGCCTGGTACAGCATCGGTGCCAAGATCCACCCAGCCAGGGAGAAGCCCACGGGAAGCGCGTGGCTGGTCTTGCCCTTGATTTTATACAATCTGCTCTGCTCCAGTGCTCAGCTGCGGCGGGGCCTAGTGCCAACATGATCCCACAGGCACCCCGATCAGACACAATGGGCTGTGTCTGGCCATAGGAGGGAGGTGAAAGAAGGCAGACCAGGGGCTCCTGGGCCGCACTGATTGCAGCAGATAGCTATGCCCCCCTTGGGAGAGGAAGCAGTGCCTTGATCTACTACCAAGGGCTTCTCTAGGCCCAAACTGGGGGGTACAGCATGAGCCGCAGGATGGGGAGGAgaagcaccccccgcccccgggcgTTGTGGTGGGGAGGCCAGAGGACAGGGAGTGGCCCTGGCCTGCTAGCCCACGCCGTTCCGGGCCTGACCGGCCGCTCTCCCGCAGGAGTTATGTGCTGTCCGTGCTGCCCCAGCTGAAGTCCTTCGATTTCAGTGGCGTGACGAAGCAGGACCGCTCCACCGCCACCATCTGGAGACGTATGAACGTCAAACCCAAGAAGGTCAAGAAAAGGCAGGACGACTACTGAGGGGACAGGGCCTTTGAGGGACGGGATGAAGCAGCAGCTGCACCATTCAACAGGGCCCAGTGCCATGGCCTGTGGGGGCGGAAAGCCCGCGTGTTCGCTTAGGAATAAAGGCTTAGAGCTCTGTGGGGTAGGACGATGAATCGCTACGAGGGATGGGGCTTGGTCATCACTGGAAACGGACAGGGAGGGCTGCCATGGCAGCGGGCTGGGTACACGCCTGCCATTGTTGGCACGGAGGGTCTGTGCTCAGCTCGCTCCACCAGCTTCTCCTGAGGGGCTGAGAagtgcccctcctcctctccagtgATTGGCAGGCAGCTGGTGGGGAAGAAATGGGGCCCTGGGCCTCCAGGAGGCGTCTGACACTAAGACCCGGTTGTGCCCCCAGCACTGGATGAGCTGGCCTTGCCACGCTGGGCTCCTTTAAGAtgttccagccccctccccgcccagccaGCTCCTGCTGAGGCTGCCAGCGAGAGTCCACCTGTGGTCAGGGGGTGCTAGCGATCCCACGCCGGC
The nucleotide sequence above comes from Caretta caretta isolate rCarCar2 chromosome 1, rCarCar1.hap1, whole genome shotgun sequence. Encoded proteins:
- the LRRC51 gene encoding leucine-rich repeat-containing protein 51, whose protein sequence is MSMRWDCCKISLRAPPLDYSFRGISFIQDLLTEEPRAGLKVIKRSAGGKLLTQAVRLNNNTINELTDFTSTMEQLLEYPDELSWVDLSFNDLPTIDPVLTTYPQLRALNLHGNSIQSLSEVDKLAVLPCLRTLTLHGNPIEEEKGYRSYVLSVLPQLKSFDFSGVTKQDRSTATIWRRMNVKPKKVKKRQDDY